In a single window of the Mustela nigripes isolate SB6536 chromosome 17, MUSNIG.SB6536, whole genome shotgun sequence genome:
- the RPS11 gene encoding small ribosomal subunit protein uS17 encodes MADIQTERAYQKQPTIFQNKKRVLLGETGKEKLPRYYKNIGLGFKTPKEAIEGTYIDKKCPFTGNVSIRGRILSGVVTKMKMQRTIVIRRDYLHYIRKYNRFEKRHKNMSVHLSPCFRDVQIGDIVTVGECRPLSKTVRFNVLKVTKAAGTKKQFQKF; translated from the exons ATGGCGGACATTCAG ACTGAGCGTGCCTACCAAAAGCAGCCAACCATCTTTCAAAATAAGAAGAGGGTCCTGCTTGGAGAAACTGGCAAGGAGAAGCTTCCCCGATACTACAAAAATATCGGTCTGGGCTTCAAGACGCCCAAGGAG GCCATTGAGGGCACCTACATTGACAAAAAGTGCCCCTTTACTGGTAATGTCTCCATCCGAGGGAGGATTCTGTCTG gtgTGGTGACCAAGATGAAGATGCAGAGGACCATTGTCATCCGCCGAGACTACCTCCACTACATCCGGAAGTACAACCGCTTTGAGAAGCGCCACAAGAACATGTCCGTCCACCTTTCGCCCTGCTTCAG AGATGTTCAGATCGGCGACATCGTCACAGTGGGCGAGTGCCGGCCCTTGAGCAAGACAGTGCGTTTCAACGTGCTCAAAGTCACAAAGGCCGCTGGCACCAAGAAGCAGTTCCAGAAATTCTGA